One Cydia pomonella isolate Wapato2018A chromosome 15, ilCydPomo1, whole genome shotgun sequence DNA window includes the following coding sequences:
- the LOC133525666 gene encoding brachyurin-like: MKVLAVLLTLAIAASYADSAREVSAIGYHGKIGIPLARKIKLAEEQAQLTPEGQRIVGGSITDISQVPYQVGLVITILWILTSVCGGSLISTTRVLTAAHCYYDGTFTANSIQTVHGSNLLFTGGVRHTTNDIELHPNWDPEMVANDIAIIRIPAVTLSNVIQTIALPFNDASNLFVGTNALASGYGLQSDGGSISIFQRLNAVTLPVIANSVCDEVYRPYITNTNICTSGAGGQGTCSGDSGGPLALNINGVPTLIGVTSFGSSAGCEVGLPAGYARVTSYVSWITSVN; this comes from the exons ATGAAGGTGTTAGCTGTATTGTTGACTTTGGCTATTGCTGCCTCATACGCAGATTCTGCTAGAGAGGTATCTGCTATAGGTTACCATGGAAAGATTGGTATCCCTTTGGCTAGGAAGATCAAACTGGCTGAAGAACAGGCACAACTAACACCGGAAGGTCAAAGGATCGTAGGCGGCTCTATTACAGATATCAGTCAAGTTCCCTATCAA GTTGGTCTCGTCATCACAATCCTCTGGATTTTGACATCAGTTTGCGGTGGTAGCCTCATCTCCACTACCCGTGTGCTTACCGCTGCCCATTGCTACTACGATGGAACCTTCACCGCCAACTCTATCCAAACTGTCCATGGATCCAACTTGCTGTTCACCGGCGGAGTGCGGCACACCACTAACGATATTGAGCTCCACCCTAACTGGGATCCCGAGATGGTTGCTAATGATATTGCTATCATTCGTATCCCTGCTGTCACCCTTTCTA ATGTAATCCAGACGATCGCTCTGCCTTTCAATGATGCTTCAAATCTTTTTGTTGGAACTAACGCGCTCGCTTCTGGATACGGCCTACAGTCCGACG GTGGCAGCATCAGTATCTTCCAACGTCTAAATGCTGTCACTCTCCCCGTGATCGCCAATAGCGTATGTGATGAAGTCTACAGACCCTACATCACCAATACGAATATTTGCACCAGCGGCGCCGGCGGACAAGGAACGTGCAGCGGTGACTCCGGTGGTCCCCTGGCTCTTAACATTAATGGCGTTCCTACACtg ATCGGTGTGACATCGTTCGGCTCGTCTGCGGGTTGCGAAGTCGGTCTGCCTGCTGGTTACGCCAGAGTCACGTCCTATGTGTCTTGGATTACTTCCgtgaattaa
- the LOC133525850 gene encoding brachyurin-like: MFSNMKLNSLVILMFAVTNAFVINYNSISSNFNGVYGYHRNIGIKLAEKIKKQESEISMQRITGGLVTEIEAVPYQAGLIISVLNNLSICGGSIISATKVLTAAHCYADGSSTAEAILVVLGSNQLFFGGTRVDAVDVVAHSGFNPVTAENDIAVIRVPSVVCSCKRFLKIFILSTFLRKVSKICLVINGILKFALTRILKFPAQIQPVALPSGEVNMDFTGYQALASGYGMTSDAEDVELLQTVSSVTVPVISNAECAAVYGGFILSQHICTGGVGGRGTCGGDSGGPLVVNLDSRIVLVGITSFGAELCTLSYPSAYVRVTEFLDWISAQMD; the protein is encoded by the exons ATGTTCAGCAACATGAAACTCAATTCACTAGTTATATTAATGTTTGCAGTAACAAATGCTTTCGTTATAAATTACAACTCAATATCATCAAATTTTAATGGTGTATATGGTTATCATCGAAATATCGGCATAAAACTGGCTGAGAAGATAAAGAAGCAAGAAAGTGAAATCAGCATGCAGCGGATTACTGGCGGATTAGTGACGGAAATCGAGGCTGTGCCTTATCAG GCAGGTCTCATCATCTCCGTCCTCAACAATCTTTCTATATGCGGTGGCTCTATAATTTCTGCCACTAAAGTCCTCACAGCCGCCCACTGCTATGCTGATGGCAGTTCAACAGCTGAAGCCATACTGGTTGTCCTGGGCTCCAACCAACTTTTCTTTGGAGGCACAAGGGTAGATGCAGTAGACGTGGTTGCCCATTCTGGATTTAATCCCGTAACAGCAGAAAATGACATCGCCGTTATACGAGTGCCAAGTGTCGTATGTTCTTGTAAGCGTTTTctcaaaatatttat TTTA tcTACATTTCTCcgaaaagtaagtaaaatatgttTAGTAATAAACGGAATACTAAAGTTTGCtcttactcgtattttaaaatTTCCAGCGCAGATCCAACCAGTGGCCCTTCCTTCGGGCGAAGTAAATATGGATTTCACTGGATACCAGGCGCTTGCCTCAGGGTACGGGATGACGAGCGACg CTGAAGACGTAGAGTTACTCCAAACTGTCAGTTCAGTGACAGTGCCTGTGATCAGTAACGCGGAATGTGCAGCAGTATACGGAGGTTTCATTCTAAGCCAGCACATCTGCACAGGCGGTGTGGGTGGTAGGGGTACATGCGGTGGTGACTCGGGAGGTCCGTTGGTGGTAAACCTTGACTCCAGGATTGTTTTG GTTGGCATAACATCTTTCGGAGCCGAATTGTGTACGTTATCGTACCCGTCCGCGTATGTCCGAGTAACTGAGTTCTTGGATTGGATATCAGCACAGATGGACTAA